Proteins encoded in a region of the Zea mays cultivar B73 chromosome 4, Zm-B73-REFERENCE-NAM-5.0, whole genome shotgun sequence genome:
- the LOC100382321 gene encoding uncharacterized protein LOC100382321: MKMHEVEEPPAEITRDAHPAHALRLVATDDGAPFRCDGCKEPGSGQGRRYRCGHGCDFDLHVACALAGPTLRHPLFGEGLEFQLLPEAPPPVDKTFCDACGLRAPGLVYHCFDRDLDLHPTCAALKPESAFPGGHLAQLGWEAAEHRCVACDAAAAAAGKRFWAYRWAYGGTHGYLHVACMKKIAFQSWEQAYQASVVGGGLVEASVPTMTAVLHRKRTDEITGGVKIIDTGIRGQYLSSSTWGT; this comes from the coding sequence ATGAAGATGCACGAGGTCGAGGAGCCTCCAGCGGAGATCACCCGCGACGCCCACCCGGCGCACGCGCTGAGGCTGGTGGCCACcgacgacggcgcgccgttccGGTGCGACGGGTGCAAGGAGCCCGGCAGCGGCCAGGGGCGGCGGTACAGGTGCGGCCACGGCTGCGACTTCGACCTGCACGTGGCCTGCGCGCTGGCGGGGCCGACTCTGAGGCACCCCctcttcggcgagggcctcgagtTCCAGCTCCTCCCGGAGGCGCCGCCGCCCGTCGACAAGACGTTCTGCGACGCCTGCGGCCTGCGGGCGCCCGGCCTCGTCTACCACTGCTTCGACAGGGACCTGGACCTCCACCCGACCTGCGCCGCGCTGAAGCCGGAGAGCGCCTTCCCGGGCGGCCACCTGGCCCAGCTCGGCTGGGAGGCCGCCGAGCACCGCTGCGTCGCCtgcgacgccgccgccgccgccgccggcaagAGGTTCTGGGCGTACCGCTGGGCCTACGGCGGCACGCACGGGTACCTGCACGTGGCGTGCATGAAGAAGATCGCCTTTCAGAGCTGGGAACAGGCCTACCAGGCCAGCGTCGTCGGCGGcggcctcgtggaggcgagcgtgcCGACGATGACAGCCGTGCTGCACAGGAAGCGCACCGACGAAATTACGGGCGGCGTTAAGATTATCGACACCGGCATACGCGGGCAGTACCTTTCCAGTTCAACTTGGGGTACTTAA